The sequence GTTACTCTGAAACACATGGCTCTTTTTCTTTGATGATGGAAGCATAAAGCATCAATCCCTTTTAACACCAACTGGCCCCATCTTGATTCCGTTACTTTGAttcatctcttcatttttttttttttttttttaggaaagacATATGGGTTCTTCAATCCATGTGCCCATTTAAATcggaaggttttatttttctttcttaaatgatgAAAAACAACTTGGTAATAAAACTTGACATTTTCAAAATCAACCATTTAAACTTTACCAAATGCCCTGTGATGTTTTCTTCAGAAGAGAATTTACAATCTGgtaatattttttgtttcatgAGTAGCTTGCCAAAATAGCAACTTGTCCAATTATTCTCTGCTATGAAAATTCTATTTAATTAGATCTCCCTCATTAATTTTCCGCTCCTTATCCTCcgtgtaaattattttttaacggTTGTAATTTGTGTATTGCATTTACATAGCTAGAAGTGTTTGTGTATTTCACTTACCCTGTTCATATAATCCCATTACTCATTCTCTTTTGTCTTATGGTGTTTGCTCTGTTTTCTAatagatcatttttattttgcatcctACTGTAGATTCaactaaatacattttataaaacaattttcagGTTTCTCAGATGTCTCCTCTCCATGACAGTCACATAGATAATTCACTATTGCCACTCATTTTCAAGAATTGTGTCACagtatttttttattgtagtttgTTTGAtcccttatttcttttttgtctatGTTTTTCTCATATGACAGGAAAGGTTCTGAATCCAGTAACTTGTGATTTTCTTACTAATTTATTGCATTTTATGGTTCAGTTCCTTTACTAATTAAAAAATAGTTCTGACCACTGGGCAGAAGGGAAGTGAATATGTTTTCAATCTTTGAGTAACTGATTTCattctatattttcatttttccctctgataGGAAGTCAAGGGAGTTAACACCAAAGAATTAATTTAAATCAAATTCTATTATACCAATTTTTTGTCATGTAACTTATTTCTTGAGGTAATTTAGGTGAAGATCCTATCATAAATTAAAACTCGGTATTAAAATTGTGGATATACTCCTTTGTAATACAGAAAGTTTCATCATGTAAAACATCCTGTAGTCTTGTCATTAAACCTGATTtttgaataaattattattaaatttttctcttttacatcAAAATTCATTGCTTCTTTAGCATTGCTTTAAATGCTGTAACTCAGATGCTTTTATGCATGTGTCACTCCTCACACTATCTCAAAACCCCACAGATTTAACTAAATGTCAAGCTTATTCTATGTATGGTTCAATAAGTATTTCATTCATAGTTACTAAGTCCTTATGTCTGTCATTTATGGAATGATAACAAGGGAACAATTAATCTGTGAGATACAGTCTAGCTCTTTGATTCCACATTTAGCTGCCcccatcctttcttttttataaagatGTTTGAAACCAGACTTTtctcatggcatttttcatttctgaattccTCAGTGTGTAGATTAAGGGATTGAACATAGGTGCAATGATGGTGTAAAACAGTGCGAGTACTTTATCCTCAGGGAAAGTGGTGGGAGGCCTAAGGTAGGCAAATATTGAAggagcaaaaaataaaatgatcacaGTGACATGAGACCCACAGGTAGAGAGGGCTTTGCGCCTTCCTTCAGCTGAGTGATTTCTTAAAGTGAATAATATAATGAcataagaacaaaataaaactgcaaatGTCACTAAGGCCACCATTCCTGAACTGACAAGCATAATGACACCAGGGATGGAGGTATCAGTACAAGCAATTTTTAGCAAAggaaaaatatcacaaaaatagTGGTCTATTTCATTAGCACCACAGAAGGGCAGCTGGATTACCATAGAAAATAGAGGAAAGGAGTGAACAGCTCCACCAGCCCAAGCAGCTGAGGCTAGAAGATTGCACCTCATCCTGTTCATGATGATCATGTAGTGGAGAGGCCTGCAGATGGCAACGCAGCGATCAAAGGCCATGACTGTAAGAATTAAGACTTCAATTATTCCAAAGAAGTGCATGCAAAAGACCTGTAACATGCAGTTACCATAGGAAATGGTTTTCCTTCCCACCAGCAAATCAGCAATTAACTTGGGCGTAACGCTGGAGGTATAGCAGATGTCCATGGAGGATAAGTGGCTGAGGAAATAGTACATTGGTTGGTGAAAAAGAGGACTGCATCGAATGGAGATGAGAATCAGAAGGTTTCCTACCAACAGGGCAACATAACAGAGTAAGAAGAGCACAAAGCAAAATGTTTGTACGTTCTGGTCACTAGAGAGTCCCAGAAGAATGAATTCTGAGACATTGCTCTGGCTCTCCATCTAGTTCATACTGGCCCTTATTATAAACAGATGGCGtaaatatctgaaaagaaaaaaatcatgaatctgtatttaaaaatagCAGCAGGATAATAATATCAAGTTTATCAAAAATTATATGACATTCATTGAATAGTAATATTCACTATTCCTTATGCATAGATtcaagtttttttcccctcttattttACAAATCTATGGTTTAATAATTCTGTCATGggaaaaatgaagtaattttcAACATTATTGTCAATGATTATAGAATATTTAAATgttagtttgattttttaaaaaattatcattgcTAATTATATTATTTAGAGGACAATAAAAGTATAATATATGTAATTTCAAaatttgcacatttttaaatgcatgtgcCTTATCCATAAAGTCAAGCGCACTTCTTCCAGGATGATCTTGACAAGTTCTCTATTTTATTTGGGAGTATATCCTCAGGAAtgcaaatgtattaaaaatacatcAGCTTCaattgtttcatttgtttaaagGATCATCTTCCTTACCATGTGAACAAACAATACAAATTGGACATTTGAAACTAAAATAGTTTCAGGGACATTAAAAACAGAGAAGGATTGAAAATGATGTACCAAAATATAGAATTTCAACAAAGTGAATTTGTGAAATATAATCAGCaacttcattcatttcttctatCTAAATTTTACAGCTAAAGAAAAACTTGCGTGTAGAATCAATGTAAATTTCTGATGGCAAATGATACAtgcaagataaaaataaattgccCAATCGTATTTGAATTGTCCATATTTCATAACTTTTCCTAggattttatgtgttttatacaCAAGCTAagcaataaaaatcaataaaagaagaTGATACCGAATTTAGCTCTAAGGCAGACTTATTGTCAGCACTCAGTGACTGTTGCAGTAATGAATGGATGAAGGATTCAAGTTTTTCATCTTTAGTACAATCTTGATACATTACTTATACAGAAGGAAATAGCCTGTAAAATATAGAGTGCTTTCCGAAAACTATTCTATAAAGTGTTGAGGGATTCAAAGACACCGAGTGGGGATGTAAACCCTACAGTACCCTCTCAACCTCAATCTGACCAGATGTAGGCACCACACCTAGGCACTCAAAACGACTATAAAATACAGAATGCCTTTGTAGTGAAGGTACTTGGAAGCCATCATTTATAGCAATTCACAAATTCAAAACTTGTTTCTTTAAGATCATTTTAGATGGTAAATAGGAAATTGGTACAGCATTTAAAATGCTCAGTACTATGAGAAACCAACTCTATTTTAAGTTATTATTCAACTCTAATTtcaccaggaagaaaaaaataaaagctcaatTTGTTCCCATTATGAATTCAGCATTGTTACAATGCTTCCTAAtgtctaattttctttttgtttttaacaaagcaACAATCACGATCAGGCTAACAGTGTCCAGCAGTTAGCAGGATCTAAATAGAGTTAAGTAGATTTTTGTTTCACTGATCAGTTACTTCCTTACCTTGTTACAGTTAATGCTGATTCTTCATTTAGGAGAGAGCATACTATTTACCTTACTGATAGATTAATTTACCTAAAACAAATCGATTTAAAGACAACCATTCGATAAGTAGGATGGTAAACAACTTAACCTGGGTATCACTTAATACATCCAAACCACCAATTTCCTATAGAAGAGATTCAGGTCAAGATAATCTAAGTAATTCCCTAGCATGAAAA is a genomic window of Camelus bactrianus isolate YW-2024 breed Bactrian camel chromosome 10, ASM4877302v1, whole genome shotgun sequence containing:
- the LOC105076739 gene encoding olfactory receptor 4P4, with protein sequence MESQSNVSEFILLGLSSDQNVQTFCFVLFLLCYVALLVGNLLILISIRCSPLFHQPMYYFLSHLSSMDICYTSSVTPKLIADLLVGRKTISYGNCMLQVFCMHFFGIIEVLILTVMAFDRCVAICRPLHYMIIMNRMRCNLLASAAWAGGAVHSFPLFSMGIYHLRC